A region of Pongo pygmaeus isolate AG05252 chromosome 15, NHGRI_mPonPyg2-v2.0_pri, whole genome shotgun sequence DNA encodes the following proteins:
- the PARP2 gene encoding poly [ADP-ribose] polymerase 2 isoform X1 — MAARRRRSAGGGRARALNESKRVNNGNTAPEDSSPAKKTRRCQRQESKKMPVAGGKSNKDRTEDKQDESVKALLLKGKAPVDPECTAKVGKAHVYCEGNDVYDVMLNQTNLQFNNNKYYLIQLLEDDAQRNFSVWMRWGRVGKMGQHSLVACSGNLNKAKEIFQKKFLDKTKNNWEDREKFEKVPGKYDMLQMDYATNTQDEEETKKEESLKSPLKPESQLDLRVQELIKLICNVQAMEEMMMEMKYNTKKAPLGKLTVAQIKAGYQSLKKIEDCIRAGQHGRALTEACNEFYTRIPHDFGLRTPPLIRTQKELSEKIQLLEALGDIEIAIKLVKTELQSPEHPLDQHYRNLHCALHPVDHESYEFKVISQYLQSTHAPTHSDYTMTLLDLFEVEKEGEKEAFREDLHNRMLLWHGSRLSNWVGILSHGLRIAPPEAPITGYMFGKGIYFADMSSKSANYCFASRLKNTGLLLLSEVALGQCNELLEANPKAEGLLQGKHSTKGLGKMAPSSAHFVTLNGSTVPLGPASDTGILNPDGYTLNYNEYIVYNPNQVRMRYLLKVQFNFLQLW, encoded by the exons ATGGCGGCGCGGCGGCGACGGAGCGCCGGCGGCGGTAGGGCGAGAG cattaaatgaaagtaaaagagtTAATAATGGCAACACGGCTCCAGAAGACTCTTCCCCTGCCAAGAAAACTCGCAGATGCCAGAGACAGGAGTCGAAAAAGATGCCTGTGGCTGGAGGAAAATCTAATAAGGACAGGACAGAAGACAAGCAAGATG AATCTGTGAAGGCCTTGCTGTTAAAGGGCAAAGCTCCTGTGGACCCAGAGTGTACAGCCAAGGTGGGGAAG gCTCATGTGTATTGTGAAGGAAATGATGTCTATGATGTCATGCTAAATCAG ACCAATCTCCAGTTCAACAACAACAAGTACTATCTGATTCAGCTATTAGAAGATGATGCCCAGAGGAACTTCAGTGTTTGGATGAGATGGGGCCGAG TTGGGAAAATGGGACAGCACAGCCTGGTGGCTTGTTCAGGCAATCTCAACAAGGCCAAGGAAATCTTTCAGAAGAA ATTCCTTGACAAAACGAAAAACAATTGGGAAGATCGAGAAAAGTTTGAGAAGGTGCCTGGAAAATATGACATGCTACAGATGGACTATGCCACCAATACTCAG gatgaagaggaaacaaagaaagaggaaTCTCTTAAATCTCCCTTGAAGCCAGAGTCACAGCTAGATCTTCGGGTACAGGAGTTAATAAAGTTGATCTGTAATGTTCAGGCCATGGAAGAAATGATGATGGAAATGAAGTATAATACCAAGAAAGCCCCACTTG ggaagctgacagtggcACAAATCAAGGCAGGTTACCAGTCTCTTAAGAAGATTGAAGATTGTATTCGGGCTGGCCAGCATGGACGAGCTCTCACGGAAGCATGCAATGAATTCTACACCAGGATTCCGCATGACTTTGG GCTCCGTACGCCTCCACTAATCCGGACACAGAAGGAGCTGTCAGAAAAAATACAATTACTAGAG GCTTTGGGAGACATTGAAATTGCTATTAAGCTGGTGAAAACAGAGCTACAAAGCCCAGAACACCCATTGGACCAACACTATAGAAACCTACATTGTGCCTTGCACCCTGTTGACCATGAAAGTTATGAGTTCAAA GTGATTTCCCAGTACCTACAGTCTACCCATGCTCCCACACACAGTGACTATACCATGACCTTGCTGGATTTGTTTGAAGTGGAGAAGGAGGGTGAGAAAGAAGCCTTCAGAGAGGACCTTCATAACAG GATGCTTCTATGGCATGGTTCCAGGCTGAGTAACTGGGTGGGAATCTTGAGCCATGGGCTTCGAATTGCCCCACCTGAAGCTCCCATCACAGGTTACATG tTTGGGAAAGGAATCTACTTTGCTGACATGTCTTCCAAGAGTGCCAATTACTGCTTTGCCTCTCGCCTAAAGAATACAGGACTGCTGCTGTTATCAGAG GTAGCTCTAGGTCAGTGTAATGAACTACTAGAGGCCAATCCTAAGGCCGAAGGATTGCTTCAAGGCAAACACAGCACCAAGGGGCTGGGCAAGATGGCTCCCAGTTCTGCCCACTTCGTCACCCT GAATGGGAGTACAGTGCCATTAGGACCAGCAAGTGACACAGGAATTCTGAATCCAGATGGTTATACCCTCAACTACAATGAATATATTGTCTATAACCCCAATCAGGTCCGTATGCGGTACCTTTTAAAGGTTCAGTTTAATTTCCTTCAGCTGTGGTGA
- the PARP2 gene encoding poly [ADP-ribose] polymerase 2 isoform X2 has product MAARRRRSAGGALNESKRVNNGNTAPEDSSPAKKTRRCQRQESKKMPVAGGKSNKDRTEDKQDESVKALLLKGKAPVDPECTAKVGKAHVYCEGNDVYDVMLNQTNLQFNNNKYYLIQLLEDDAQRNFSVWMRWGRVGKMGQHSLVACSGNLNKAKEIFQKKFLDKTKNNWEDREKFEKVPGKYDMLQMDYATNTQDEEETKKEESLKSPLKPESQLDLRVQELIKLICNVQAMEEMMMEMKYNTKKAPLGKLTVAQIKAGYQSLKKIEDCIRAGQHGRALTEACNEFYTRIPHDFGLRTPPLIRTQKELSEKIQLLEALGDIEIAIKLVKTELQSPEHPLDQHYRNLHCALHPVDHESYEFKVISQYLQSTHAPTHSDYTMTLLDLFEVEKEGEKEAFREDLHNRMLLWHGSRLSNWVGILSHGLRIAPPEAPITGYMFGKGIYFADMSSKSANYCFASRLKNTGLLLLSEVALGQCNELLEANPKAEGLLQGKHSTKGLGKMAPSSAHFVTLNGSTVPLGPASDTGILNPDGYTLNYNEYIVYNPNQVRMRYLLKVQFNFLQLW; this is encoded by the exons ATGGCGGCGCGGCGGCGACGGAGCGCCGGCGGCG cattaaatgaaagtaaaagagtTAATAATGGCAACACGGCTCCAGAAGACTCTTCCCCTGCCAAGAAAACTCGCAGATGCCAGAGACAGGAGTCGAAAAAGATGCCTGTGGCTGGAGGAAAATCTAATAAGGACAGGACAGAAGACAAGCAAGATG AATCTGTGAAGGCCTTGCTGTTAAAGGGCAAAGCTCCTGTGGACCCAGAGTGTACAGCCAAGGTGGGGAAG gCTCATGTGTATTGTGAAGGAAATGATGTCTATGATGTCATGCTAAATCAG ACCAATCTCCAGTTCAACAACAACAAGTACTATCTGATTCAGCTATTAGAAGATGATGCCCAGAGGAACTTCAGTGTTTGGATGAGATGGGGCCGAG TTGGGAAAATGGGACAGCACAGCCTGGTGGCTTGTTCAGGCAATCTCAACAAGGCCAAGGAAATCTTTCAGAAGAA ATTCCTTGACAAAACGAAAAACAATTGGGAAGATCGAGAAAAGTTTGAGAAGGTGCCTGGAAAATATGACATGCTACAGATGGACTATGCCACCAATACTCAG gatgaagaggaaacaaagaaagaggaaTCTCTTAAATCTCCCTTGAAGCCAGAGTCACAGCTAGATCTTCGGGTACAGGAGTTAATAAAGTTGATCTGTAATGTTCAGGCCATGGAAGAAATGATGATGGAAATGAAGTATAATACCAAGAAAGCCCCACTTG ggaagctgacagtggcACAAATCAAGGCAGGTTACCAGTCTCTTAAGAAGATTGAAGATTGTATTCGGGCTGGCCAGCATGGACGAGCTCTCACGGAAGCATGCAATGAATTCTACACCAGGATTCCGCATGACTTTGG GCTCCGTACGCCTCCACTAATCCGGACACAGAAGGAGCTGTCAGAAAAAATACAATTACTAGAG GCTTTGGGAGACATTGAAATTGCTATTAAGCTGGTGAAAACAGAGCTACAAAGCCCAGAACACCCATTGGACCAACACTATAGAAACCTACATTGTGCCTTGCACCCTGTTGACCATGAAAGTTATGAGTTCAAA GTGATTTCCCAGTACCTACAGTCTACCCATGCTCCCACACACAGTGACTATACCATGACCTTGCTGGATTTGTTTGAAGTGGAGAAGGAGGGTGAGAAAGAAGCCTTCAGAGAGGACCTTCATAACAG GATGCTTCTATGGCATGGTTCCAGGCTGAGTAACTGGGTGGGAATCTTGAGCCATGGGCTTCGAATTGCCCCACCTGAAGCTCCCATCACAGGTTACATG tTTGGGAAAGGAATCTACTTTGCTGACATGTCTTCCAAGAGTGCCAATTACTGCTTTGCCTCTCGCCTAAAGAATACAGGACTGCTGCTGTTATCAGAG GTAGCTCTAGGTCAGTGTAATGAACTACTAGAGGCCAATCCTAAGGCCGAAGGATTGCTTCAAGGCAAACACAGCACCAAGGGGCTGGGCAAGATGGCTCCCAGTTCTGCCCACTTCGTCACCCT GAATGGGAGTACAGTGCCATTAGGACCAGCAAGTGACACAGGAATTCTGAATCCAGATGGTTATACCCTCAACTACAATGAATATATTGTCTATAACCCCAATCAGGTCCGTATGCGGTACCTTTTAAAGGTTCAGTTTAATTTCCTTCAGCTGTGGTGA